Proteins from one Oscillatoria nigro-viridis PCC 7112 genomic window:
- a CDS encoding PAM68 family protein, with protein sequence MSSEPPRKRLPFEPATNRKKTPKKPPEPQASVALESDSADKQPKANKTGKQAQSIPEVVSQRMISRIAVFCGIPTILGISTFFVSYLIVSKGLFDLPNTAVLLVSMGCFGLGVLGLSYGVLSASWDEEVSGSTLGWEEFNTNFGRMREAWRAAKPKS encoded by the coding sequence ATGTCCTCCGAACCACCCCGCAAGCGCTTGCCCTTTGAACCGGCAACAAATCGTAAAAAAACGCCTAAAAAGCCCCCAGAACCCCAAGCAAGCGTAGCCTTAGAGTCGGATTCTGCCGACAAGCAGCCGAAAGCTAACAAAACCGGAAAACAGGCGCAATCCATCCCAGAAGTAGTCAGCCAACGCATGATATCCCGCATAGCGGTATTCTGCGGCATACCGACCATCCTGGGAATTTCCACATTTTTTGTCAGCTATTTGATAGTCAGCAAAGGCTTGTTCGATTTGCCCAACACAGCAGTATTGCTGGTAAGCATGGGCTGTTTTGGTCTAGGGGTTCTGGGATTGAGTTACGGAGTCCTCTCGGCTTCCTGGGATGAAGAAGTTTCAGGAAGCACTCTGGGGTGGGAAGAATTTAATACCAATTTTGGACGGATGCGAGAAGCGTGGCGCGCCGCGAAGCCAAAAAGTTAA
- the rpsO gene encoding 30S ribosomal protein S15, producing MALTQQRKQEIMGDFQTHETDTGSADVQVAMLTDRITKLSAHLKINQKDFASRRGLMMMISRRKRLLAYIQKQNADRYKALIARLGIRG from the coding sequence ATGGCTCTTACACAACAGCGCAAACAAGAAATCATGGGCGACTTCCAAACCCATGAAACCGATACAGGTTCAGCAGATGTCCAAGTCGCCATGCTGACCGATCGCATCACCAAACTCAGCGCCCACCTGAAAATCAACCAAAAAGACTTCGCCTCCCGGCGCGGTTTGATGATGATGATCAGCCGCCGCAAGCGCCTGCTGGCATACATCCAAAAGCAAAATGCCGATCGCTACAAAGCATTGATTGCCCGCCTAGGCATTCGCGGCTAA
- a CDS encoding GIY-YIG nuclease family protein — MPESIQQEAQAIVDSLAFIPFQDCIALSKEFRELPMSAGIYAVKHRTLGILYIGKTRTLRDRFRSGHKALLWAFIEELKVTDIRIAFYQLDFIQWIQLSSELESLIIQAINPPYNVRIPARD, encoded by the coding sequence ATGCCTGAATCCATCCAGCAAGAAGCTCAAGCCATTGTGGATAGCCTTGCATTCATTCCCTTTCAGGATTGCATAGCCCTTTCTAAAGAATTTCGCGAACTTCCGATGAGCGCTGGGATCTACGCAGTCAAGCATCGCACCCTTGGAATCCTTTACATTGGCAAAACCAGAACCTTGCGCGATCGCTTTCGTAGCGGTCACAAAGCTTTACTTTGGGCATTTATTGAAGAATTGAAAGTCACAGACATCCGAATCGCCTTTTACCAATTAGATTTCATTCAGTGGATACAGCTATCATCAGAGTTAGAAAGCCTAATCATCCAAGCTATTAACCCACCCTATAACGTGAGAATTCCAGCGAGGGACTAA
- the ruvA gene encoding Holliday junction branch migration protein RuvA — translation MISYLKGTVADIAKGSNRVILTLEVNQIGYEIQILPRVTGQLPASGEVAQIFTHQQVKEDQIVLYGFGSAAERDLFRQLTSVSGVGAQLAIALLDTLGLQDLVQAIVGGNTRILAKTPGVGTKTAERLALELKSKLSEWRQQAGLTTSVAAGVPPAIQEEVEMILLAMGYTAAEVLQALQTLSQDSTLSAKGNADDWIREAIAYLSR, via the coding sequence ATGATTAGCTATCTCAAAGGCACAGTCGCCGATATCGCCAAAGGCAGCAACCGCGTTATATTGACTCTGGAAGTCAATCAAATTGGCTATGAAATCCAAATTTTGCCCCGCGTGACCGGTCAATTGCCAGCATCCGGCGAAGTCGCCCAAATTTTTACCCACCAGCAAGTTAAGGAAGACCAAATCGTCTTGTACGGTTTTGGTAGCGCGGCAGAACGCGATTTGTTTCGGCAGTTGACGAGTGTTAGCGGTGTGGGAGCTCAACTGGCGATCGCACTTCTGGATACTTTAGGATTGCAAGATTTAGTCCAGGCGATCGTCGGCGGTAACACCCGCATCCTCGCCAAAACTCCGGGCGTGGGTACAAAAACCGCAGAACGTCTCGCCCTCGAACTCAAAAGCAAACTCTCGGAATGGCGACAGCAAGCAGGTTTGACAACTTCAGTCGCCGCCGGAGTCCCCCCAGCTATTCAAGAAGAAGTCGAGATGATCCTGCTGGCGATGGGATACACTGCGGCTGAAGTCTTGCAAGCGCTGCAAACCCTCAGTCAAGATAGCACTTTGTCCGCCAAAGGTAATGCTGATGATTGGATACGTGAGGCGATCGCCTATTTGAGCCGATAG
- a CDS encoding type II toxin-antitoxin system RelN family antitoxin yields the protein MKAFEVTGTIDEKGQLILDRPLTLDTPGPVRIIVLLPEPTDEGEDDPDDTPVAEIKASLKRALQEAKTGQRIPLSQMWEGIDVE from the coding sequence ATGAAAGCCTTTGAAGTCACAGGAACGATCGACGAAAAAGGTCAATTAATTCTCGATCGACCTTTAACACTAGACACTCCGGGCCCCGTGCGAATTATCGTCCTTCTTCCCGAACCTACAGATGAAGGTGAAGACGACCCCGACGATACTCCAGTTGCAGAAATAAAAGCCAGTCTCAAAAGAGCGTTGCAGGAAGCTAAAACTGGGCAGCGAATACCTCTTTCTCAAATGTGGGAGGGCATCGATGTTGAATGA
- a CDS encoding AAA-like domain-containing protein, which yields MTAEVNSTYQYQVGGYLPAGAPTYVRRSADSELYEGLKAGDFCYVLSAPQMGKSSLLVQTAKRLQAQGTVFAAINLRSISSPDISPQKWYAAIMYRMASSLHITNRFDAIKWWNDRELLSPVQRLEIFIEKVLLKSLQQNLVIFLDDIDSISSLNFSTSDFFALIRACYSKRAEQPEYDRLTFAVMGVAAPSESIRDPRCNPFNIGRQIHLSRFQLHESLPLAKGLALKAFRPQKVLQEILAWTGGQPFLTQKVCQLVLEYGPFIGRNSEAPQVKKLVKHRILKNWEEEDEPQHLTAIRDRIFHSHCDLTRLLTLYQQILQPPQPTKPGESQGVPADCSPEKIELQLSGLVVKSQGKLIVANLIYQSVFNRFWVEKELGKLAPYRSSLAAWLASDREDDSLLLTGESLQSALDWAADKQLSQEHYWFLNPDRTFGEKPTVIVAEVADSSADTDADTSILTPPSETVPTGSNEQRLYDHIVSCVETESPAQVIERFRKLFIDGMGYPDREIEATLYSIVSVKRANYDFKYILHRCCYIPINRWQLHSQNHLAIAKLVALFKQTSPRFGMEFYIVKRLQEQINLFTKSEEFQTLERLVKALDREAEKQQQDTDSPLGELICRYPYLYGYSLLSKGSIEEDQQTIKQLAFQRQRQFETHLSQYLNYMVEPRNTEIGIVQRAANPTLLNDAELHLAVREFAGKVAGDRSYKEAAQFFLRDSRKTPSYGSFKVNLYEYLISSVEPEYGGRQFNDRLYKQIKNTLRENDSLKFNNPLLVRTCHQLFNFLVVENSQHPSHYVFYDLVYNLGASRTMGLLLKLVLLSGKVKPELEKRFSILFNHYEGKASNEIMWFVKSLENFNVALVVNFGKTDLSLVKQQLILA from the coding sequence ATGACAGCAGAAGTCAACTCAACGTACCAATATCAAGTCGGAGGATATTTGCCTGCCGGTGCGCCCACCTATGTCAGGCGATCGGCTGACAGCGAACTCTACGAAGGACTCAAAGCCGGAGACTTCTGCTACGTGTTGAGTGCGCCGCAAATGGGAAAGTCCAGCCTGCTAGTGCAAACGGCCAAAAGGTTGCAAGCCCAAGGTACAGTTTTTGCCGCCATCAACTTGAGAAGCATCAGCAGCCCAGATATCTCCCCCCAAAAGTGGTATGCCGCAATCATGTACCGCATGGCAAGCAGTTTACACATCACAAACAGGTTTGATGCCATCAAGTGGTGGAACGATCGCGAACTGCTATCGCCGGTGCAGCGATTAGAGATATTTATCGAAAAAGTTTTGCTCAAGTCACTTCAGCAAAATCTGGTAATTTTCCTAGATGACATTGACAGCATCAGCAGCCTAAATTTCAGTACCAGCGATTTTTTTGCTTTGATCCGGGCTTGTTACTCCAAGCGGGCAGAGCAACCGGAATACGATCGCCTGACTTTTGCTGTTATGGGAGTAGCAGCCCCCTCAGAATCGATCCGAGATCCAAGATGCAACCCTTTTAATATTGGACGGCAGATTCATTTAAGTCGATTCCAACTGCACGAAAGTTTGCCGCTAGCAAAAGGATTGGCTCTCAAAGCTTTTCGCCCCCAAAAAGTGCTCCAAGAAATATTAGCTTGGACGGGCGGCCAACCGTTTCTCACTCAAAAAGTTTGCCAATTGGTACTTGAATACGGGCCTTTTATTGGCAGAAATTCGGAAGCTCCGCAGGTGAAAAAACTGGTCAAACACAGAATTCTTAAAAATTGGGAAGAAGAAGACGAACCCCAACATTTGACAGCAATACGCGATCGCATTTTCCATAGCCACTGCGACCTCACGCGGCTGTTAACGCTGTACCAGCAAATTTTGCAACCGCCCCAGCCAACAAAACCGGGGGAATCCCAGGGAGTACCAGCAGATTGCTCTCCCGAAAAAATCGAATTGCAACTGTCAGGACTGGTTGTTAAATCTCAAGGTAAATTAATAGTTGCCAACCTAATTTATCAGTCAGTTTTTAATCGGTTTTGGGTAGAAAAAGAGCTGGGAAAATTGGCTCCGTACCGTTCCTCGCTAGCAGCATGGCTGGCTTCAGACCGCGAAGATGACTCGCTGTTATTGACAGGGGAAAGTTTGCAGTCAGCTTTGGATTGGGCTGCGGACAAACAATTAAGCCAAGAACACTATTGGTTCTTGAATCCCGATCGAACTTTTGGCGAAAAACCGACAGTCATTGTCGCAGAAGTTGCAGACAGCAGCGCCGACACAGATGCAGACACTAGCATCCTCACCCCGCCCTCAGAGACTGTTCCAACTGGCAGCAACGAACAGAGATTGTACGATCACATCGTCTCCTGCGTGGAAACAGAATCCCCCGCACAGGTGATCGAACGGTTCCGAAAGCTATTTATCGACGGCATGGGCTATCCCGATCGAGAGATTGAAGCAACTTTGTACAGTATAGTCTCCGTCAAGCGAGCAAATTACGACTTTAAATATATCCTCCACCGCTGCTGCTACATCCCGATTAACCGCTGGCAATTGCATTCCCAAAACCACTTGGCGATCGCCAAGTTGGTAGCTTTATTTAAGCAGACTTCTCCCCGATTCGGGATGGAATTTTACATAGTCAAGCGCTTGCAAGAACAAATAAATTTATTTACTAAAAGTGAAGAATTCCAGACCCTAGAGCGCTTAGTAAAAGCCTTAGATAGAGAGGCGGAAAAGCAGCAACAAGATACAGATTCTCCTTTGGGCGAATTGATCTGTAGGTATCCTTATTTGTACGGCTATTCTCTACTGAGCAAGGGCAGTATTGAGGAAGACCAACAAACCATAAAACAACTGGCATTTCAAAGACAGCGACAATTTGAAACACATTTGTCTCAATATTTAAATTATATGGTTGAGCCGAGAAATACAGAAATAGGAATTGTGCAGCGAGCAGCTAATCCCACACTTTTAAACGATGCAGAACTGCACTTAGCGGTCAGGGAATTTGCGGGAAAAGTAGCAGGCGATCGCAGCTACAAAGAAGCGGCTCAATTTTTCCTGAGAGATTCCCGAAAAACTCCATCTTACGGCTCATTTAAAGTGAACTTGTATGAATATTTAATATCGTCGGTAGAACCAGAATACGGGGGGCGTCAATTTAATGACCGTTTGTACAAACAAATCAAAAATACATTGCGAGAAAATGACTCGTTAAAATTCAATAATCCATTGTTAGTTCGGACTTGCCACCAGTTGTTCAACTTCTTAGTAGTGGAAAATTCCCAACATCCCAGCCACTACGTTTTTTACGATTTGGTGTACAACCTCGGCGCTAGTAGGACAATGGGTTTACTGCTGAAACTTGTACTGCTTTCGGGCAAAGTCAAACCAGAGTTGGAAAAGCGATTTTCTATTTTGTTCAATCACTATGAAGGTAAAGCTTCTAATGAAATTATGTGGTTTGTCAAATCCTTGGAAAATTTCAATGTGGCTTTGGTTGTTAATTTTGGTAAGACGGATTTGTCTTTGGTTAAACAGCAGCTTATCTTGGCTTGA
- a CDS encoding GUN4 domain-containing protein — MTDSISTSPLDSAADTAELRSQLRSGSEKTQLQLLQQQIADSGWDVLMEFLLERKSEAPTAVMGKAYQILYSANSPRAAEFLQANFPTGVVPLRSDSSIDYTPLQQLLALQEFQEADRLTLDKLCELAGDTASVRKWLYFTQVESLPVADLQTINTLWKVHSEGKFGFSVQREIWLSSGKNWDKLWPLIGWKKGNNWTRYPQEFIWDLSAPRGHLPLSNQLRGVQPFAALMAHPAWLK; from the coding sequence ATGACTGACTCGATTTCTACTTCTCCTCTAGACTCAGCGGCCGATACAGCCGAACTCCGCTCTCAGTTGAGGTCTGGTTCGGAAAAAACTCAACTGCAACTGCTGCAACAACAAATAGCAGATTCCGGTTGGGATGTATTGATGGAATTTTTATTAGAGCGCAAGTCAGAGGCACCGACTGCGGTAATGGGTAAGGCTTACCAAATTCTTTACAGTGCTAATTCTCCGAGAGCGGCGGAGTTTTTGCAAGCGAATTTTCCCACTGGGGTTGTGCCGCTGCGATCGGACTCTAGCATTGATTACACTCCGCTGCAACAATTATTGGCGTTACAGGAATTTCAAGAAGCCGATCGCTTGACTTTAGACAAGCTTTGTGAATTGGCTGGTGATACAGCTTCCGTGAGAAAGTGGCTGTATTTTACGCAAGTTGAGAGCTTGCCGGTGGCGGATTTGCAAACAATTAATACGCTGTGGAAAGTTCATTCCGAAGGCAAATTTGGCTTTTCAGTCCAGCGGGAAATTTGGCTGAGTTCGGGCAAGAATTGGGATAAGTTGTGGCCGCTAATTGGCTGGAAAAAGGGGAATAATTGGACGCGCTACCCGCAAGAGTTTATCTGGGATTTGAGCGCGCCGAGAGGGCATTTGCCGCTGTCGAATCAGTTGCGAGGAGTGCAGCCGTTTGCAGCTTTGATGGCTCATCCTGCCTGGTTGAAATGA
- a CDS encoding Uma2 family endonuclease produces MVGIGTKLTLAEFLALPHGDIYCEFVDGEAVPKVSPKFFHSSLQGALCRLIRVWCKGRGRVLPEWAILLKRQDKDWVPVPDLTYISYERLPKSWRRNEACPAIPELAIEIISPDQSMKEFEEKAKDYLVAGVTRVWVIDPEAILIKSFLPDGSSQVYTDNTPIVDELLPGLELTTRQIFEEAELID; encoded by the coding sequence ATGGTAGGCATCGGAACCAAACTCACTTTAGCAGAATTTCTAGCTTTGCCTCACGGAGATATATATTGTGAGTTTGTAGATGGTGAAGCAGTTCCTAAAGTGTCTCCAAAATTTTTTCATTCCAGTTTACAGGGAGCTTTGTGTCGCCTGATTCGTGTATGGTGTAAAGGACGCGGGCGAGTGCTTCCAGAATGGGCAATTTTGTTAAAACGTCAGGATAAAGATTGGGTACCTGTTCCCGATTTGACCTACATTTCTTATGAACGTCTGCCGAAAAGTTGGCGGCGAAATGAAGCTTGTCCCGCAATTCCTGAACTGGCGATCGAGATTATATCGCCGGATCAAAGTATGAAGGAATTTGAAGAGAAGGCGAAAGATTATTTGGTGGCGGGTGTGACGCGAGTTTGGGTAATCGATCCAGAAGCTATTTTAATTAAAAGTTTTTTACCCGATGGTTCGAGTCAAGTTTATACGGATAATACACCGATTGTGGATGAGTTGCTGCCTGGTTTGGAGTTGACGACTAGACAGATTTTTGAAGAAGCGGAATTGATTGATTGA
- a CDS encoding ATP-binding protein — translation MDAKTVRKIFDTLPPKRKQVLLRVLAGESKAKIALDICDGSEDAVQQNLRQLYKDFQLRDERERKLPGLISLFAKSMPELIGAGNSQGINESQPSVYDDEIWVGGEEPKSANPSTSLDRATVQRLEGGRAIRQDNFVALYKAVGIENREEIVDKNRTQASYMEFSVYKHDDWVGRETLIDELSNKVRGSCRVLLLVGITGIGKTALAERLVQELRGDWTEHKENFEDENKASDFASVALQWLEKWGEIVPKDDRKPEQLLRRLVKHLRENRYLILIDSIEYLLTGNEDDGWGDFADEWWGKFFVILLAEPSCESRFILTSQDLPTKFETAECDRYKNLWHCQLLKGLEIPEQIALFQKSELDGDFELPYTPLRVMGEVYDGHPLALRTIAGEIKGSYGGKVRAYWKDNSRYIEEVKEAIDEARNQGIVKGDRDRWQLASYTKVLRRKVKERIDNTLERLKNDVYDAYLLLCMASIYRCEVKETWWLINLEDEGYSEEQQKAAMQTLRERYLVEYGGIDDEDNRLVGQHNLIRSVAIAHRLILP, via the coding sequence ATGGATGCCAAAACTGTCAGAAAAATTTTCGATACACTACCTCCCAAGCGCAAGCAGGTACTCCTGAGAGTGTTAGCGGGTGAGAGTAAGGCAAAAATTGCCCTTGATATTTGTGATGGGAGCGAAGATGCAGTACAGCAGAATTTGAGACAGCTTTATAAGGACTTTCAGCTTCGAGATGAAAGAGAACGCAAACTACCAGGGTTAATTTCTCTGTTTGCCAAGTCAATGCCTGAGTTGATAGGTGCTGGTAATTCTCAAGGGATTAACGAATCGCAGCCATCAGTCTATGATGATGAGATTTGGGTAGGTGGTGAGGAACCGAAGAGCGCAAACCCAAGCACCAGTCTCGATCGGGCGACCGTGCAGAGGTTGGAAGGCGGGCGGGCAATTCGGCAAGATAACTTTGTTGCACTTTATAAGGCTGTCGGGATAGAAAACAGGGAAGAAATAGTTGATAAGAACCGAACTCAGGCTTCATACATGGAGTTTTCGGTCTATAAACACGATGACTGGGTAGGTCGGGAGACACTAATTGATGAATTGAGCAATAAGGTGCGCGGGTCTTGTCGCGTCTTACTTCTAGTTGGCATTACAGGTATCGGTAAAACTGCTTTGGCGGAACGGCTAGTACAGGAATTGCGAGGAGATTGGACGGAACACAAGGAGAATTTTGAAGATGAGAATAAAGCTTCAGACTTTGCCAGTGTCGCGCTGCAATGGCTGGAAAAGTGGGGGGAAATTGTCCCAAAGGACGATCGCAAACCAGAGCAATTGTTACGGCGCTTAGTCAAACACTTGCGCGAAAATCGCTATTTAATCCTCATAGATTCTATTGAGTACCTACTAACAGGAAATGAAGATGATGGATGGGGTGATTTTGCTGATGAGTGGTGGGGTAAGTTTTTTGTAATCTTATTGGCAGAACCATCCTGTGAAAGTCGATTTATTCTTACTTCTCAGGATTTGCCAACTAAGTTTGAGACAGCAGAATGCGATCGCTACAAAAATCTCTGGCATTGCCAACTTTTGAAAGGATTAGAGATACCGGAGCAAATAGCGTTATTTCAAAAATCTGAACTGGATGGCGATTTTGAATTACCATATACTCCCCTGCGAGTAATGGGGGAGGTTTATGACGGGCATCCTTTGGCTTTGCGGACAATTGCCGGAGAAATTAAGGGTTCTTATGGTGGGAAAGTTAGAGCTTACTGGAAAGATAACAGTCGTTACATTGAAGAGGTAAAAGAGGCTATTGACGAAGCTCGTAACCAAGGAATAGTTAAAGGCGATCGGGATAGGTGGCAGTTAGCATCATACACGAAAGTCTTGCGAAGAAAAGTTAAGGAACGGATTGATAATACATTGGAACGGTTAAAAAATGATGTTTATGATGCCTATCTTTTGCTTTGTATGGCTTCGATCTATAGATGCGAAGTCAAAGAAACTTGGTGGCTGATTAATTTAGAGGACGAGGGTTATAGTGAGGAACAGCAAAAGGCAGCAATGCAAACTCTGCGCGAGCGGTATTTAGTTGAATATGGAGGAATTGATGATGAAGATAATAGGCTGGTGGGACAACATAATTTGATTCGCAGTGTGGCGATCGCTCACCGATTAATCCTTCCATAA
- a CDS encoding tetratricopeptide repeat protein, translating to MQNNPLPSGELILESLGIHPHNLPAQFPTREQRLQYRAVVQWLTDYKPKSDASNLEKVRGYLEAFHHLCELKNWERASKIIEINLDIPNNTELHNPLITWGYYREVIDLYSRLLGNLDPASEAVCFFGLGQVYHYLGNYDQAISYYKESLSRMLKIGYSLGVGKVIGSMGNSYLAIKEYELAISCYEECWVISKETNNQENMGVTLGNIGTIYFALEIYHTAIDYAEQHFTIAEKIGDLVGIGIALTNWGNALFKLGHHLEAEKKFLRASEIFKQNSDRRSEALIFYNWASFQADLGNIPLAIEYCDRALSIATELGIPLAKECQERKEQLLSKHNL from the coding sequence ATGCAAAATAACCCGCTCCCATCTGGTGAGTTGATTTTGGAAAGCTTAGGTATCCATCCTCATAATCTCCCGGCTCAATTTCCAACTCGCGAGCAGCGGCTTCAGTACAGAGCAGTTGTACAGTGGCTAACTGATTATAAACCGAAGTCAGATGCTTCCAATCTTGAGAAAGTCCGGGGATACTTGGAAGCATTTCACCATCTCTGCGAACTGAAAAACTGGGAAAGAGCTAGCAAAATCATTGAGATTAACCTTGATATACCTAATAATACAGAATTACACAATCCGCTAATAACTTGGGGCTACTATCGTGAAGTAATTGATTTATACAGTAGACTATTGGGAAACTTAGACCCAGCCAGTGAGGCTGTTTGCTTCTTTGGTCTGGGTCAGGTATATCATTACTTAGGAAACTATGACCAAGCTATTTCTTATTATAAGGAAAGTTTATCCAGAATGTTGAAGATAGGCTATAGTTTAGGTGTTGGAAAAGTTATTGGCAGTATGGGGAACTCTTACCTTGCTATAAAAGAGTACGAGCTAGCGATTAGTTGCTATGAAGAATGTTGGGTTATTTCTAAAGAAACAAATAATCAAGAAAATATGGGAGTAACATTGGGCAATATAGGGACTATATACTTCGCCCTAGAAATATACCACACAGCCATTGATTATGCTGAGCAACATTTCACAATTGCAGAAAAAATAGGCGATTTAGTAGGCATAGGGATAGCACTAACTAATTGGGGAAATGCGCTATTTAAACTTGGTCATCATCTAGAAGCTGAGAAAAAGTTTTTGAGAGCAAGCGAAATTTTTAAACAAAATAGCGATCGTCGCTCTGAGGCTCTAATTTTTTACAATTGGGCGAGCTTCCAAGCGGATTTAGGCAACATCCCTCTAGCTATTGAGTATTGCGATCGCGCCCTCTCCATCGCCACCGAATTAGGCATCCCGCTAGCAAAAGAGTGTCAGGAACGGAAGGAACAATTACTGAGTAAACATAACCTGTGA
- a CDS encoding DUF5615 family PIN-like protein yields the protein MRLLLFDQNLSPRLVDRLADIYPGSVHVDGIGLATIPDREVWDYARQHDYIIVTKDADFSELSLLLGFPPKVIWIRRGNCSTGDIERMLRENYGAIAALSETPNTAIITLF from the coding sequence ATGAGGCTACTTTTGTTTGACCAAAATCTCTCTCCTCGTCTTGTCGATCGCCTCGCAGATATCTACCCTGGTTCAGTTCATGTTGATGGGATTGGATTAGCTACTATACCAGATCGCGAGGTTTGGGATTATGCTCGTCAGCATGACTATATTATTGTTACCAAGGATGCGGATTTTAGTGAATTGAGTCTATTGTTGGGATTTCCCCCAAAGGTAATTTGGATACGTCGCGGAAATTGTTCAACAGGGGATATAGAGAGAATGCTAAGAGAAAACTATGGTGCGATCGCAGCTTTAAGTGAGACTCCTAATACGGCAATTATCACTTTGTTTTAA
- a CDS encoding DUF433 domain-containing protein, which yields MSDQDIANIITIEPGKRGGKPCIRGMRITVYDVLEYLASGMTYQEILDDFPYLTQQDILACLSFAAKREQFMLVVGS from the coding sequence ATGTCAGACCAAGATATCGCTAATATAATTACGATCGAACCGGGTAAACGAGGTGGTAAACCTTGTATTCGAGGCATGAGAATTACAGTCTATGACGTGCTGGAATATCTTGCTTCTGGGATGACTTATCAAGAAATTCTAGATGATTTTCCCTATCTCACCCAACAGGATATTTTGGCTTGCTTGAGTTTCGCCGCTAAACGCGAACAGTTTATGTTAGTCGTTGGGTCATGA
- a CDS encoding DUF2786 domain-containing protein, with product MPDTSIVERIKKLLALATSSNENESTAAAEKASLLLAQYNLSLADLGPNHQEEIDENSVETTSKFVTWKMMLLSGIADANGCTAMRNTYNGSMFLVGTSTNLIVCKHLYEYLSSAIEKRAKYRKGNGRGLAYLNAFRVGCATRLRQRLLEQKQEMEKSGIAGSGDTAATPAIVVRSMFEKNQQAIADYLEGRGVKIRTRTDSQVSSAAGFYSGYEVGDKISLHKQVQPQGDMKQLNECL from the coding sequence ATGCCAGACACAAGTATTGTCGAAAGAATCAAAAAGCTTTTAGCCCTCGCCACCTCATCAAATGAAAACGAATCGACTGCTGCGGCCGAAAAAGCTTCTCTTTTACTGGCACAGTACAATCTCAGCCTCGCCGATTTAGGGCCAAATCACCAAGAAGAGATTGACGAAAACTCAGTTGAAACAACATCGAAATTTGTCACTTGGAAAATGATGCTGCTTTCGGGAATTGCGGACGCTAACGGTTGCACTGCCATGCGAAACACTTATAATGGCAGTATGTTTTTGGTGGGAACTTCTACCAACCTGATTGTTTGCAAACATCTGTACGAATATTTGAGTTCCGCGATTGAAAAAAGAGCGAAGTACCGCAAAGGAAATGGGAGGGGATTGGCGTATTTGAATGCTTTTAGAGTTGGATGCGCGACGAGGTTGAGGCAAAGATTGTTGGAACAAAAACAGGAGATGGAAAAGTCAGGGATTGCGGGTTCGGGGGATACGGCGGCGACTCCAGCGATTGTAGTGCGATCGATGTTTGAGAAAAATCAACAGGCGATCGCGGATTATCTAGAGGGCCGAGGGGTTAAAATTAGAACGAGAACAGATTCTCAAGTCAGCAGCGCGGCGGGTTTTTATTCGGGGTATGAAGTGGGCGACAAAATTAGTTTGCACAAGCAAGTGCAGCCGCAAGGGGATATGAAACAACTTAATGAATGTCTTTGA